One segment of Mycolicibacterium baixiangningiae DNA contains the following:
- a CDS encoding SDR family NAD(P)-dependent oxidoreductase, producing the protein MTSGAVDALVGGASLAGKHAWVTGAGSGIGRASAIALSRLGATAHLVGRTAESLQETARLIGEYGGSAVCHVGDVTDTAFVPSVMAGQRVDVLVNSAGRNIAQQLVDITPQSYAAVMGVNVEAALFVTQQAVARMRDHGEGGSIVSIGSQMGHVGGPQRTLYCASKWALEGMTKALALELAGEAIRVNTVAPTFVETELTATSLAKPEFRDWVLGEIPLRRLGTVDEVAAAVAYLASPASSLTTGSSLLVDGGWTAH; encoded by the coding sequence ATGACGTCGGGAGCGGTGGACGCCCTCGTCGGTGGTGCCTCGCTGGCGGGGAAACACGCGTGGGTGACAGGAGCCGGGTCGGGTATCGGTCGCGCTTCGGCGATCGCGCTCTCCCGGCTCGGGGCCACCGCTCACCTCGTGGGCCGGACCGCCGAGTCCCTTCAGGAGACCGCCCGCCTGATAGGGGAGTACGGCGGTTCGGCCGTGTGCCACGTCGGCGATGTGACCGACACCGCCTTCGTGCCGTCGGTGATGGCCGGTCAGCGCGTCGACGTGCTGGTCAACAGCGCGGGGCGCAACATCGCCCAACAGCTCGTGGACATCACTCCGCAGTCCTACGCCGCGGTGATGGGTGTCAACGTCGAGGCCGCACTCTTCGTGACGCAGCAGGCGGTCGCCCGCATGCGCGATCACGGTGAGGGTGGGTCGATCGTCTCGATCGGTTCACAGATGGGTCACGTGGGCGGTCCGCAACGCACGCTCTACTGCGCGTCGAAGTGGGCGCTGGAGGGGATGACCAAAGCGCTGGCCCTCGAGCTGGCCGGTGAGGCGATCCGCGTGAACACCGTCGCCCCGACCTTTGTGGAAACCGAGCTGACGGCCACCAGCCTCGCGAAACCCGAATTCCGGGACTGGGTGCTCGGCGAGATTCCCCTGCGCAGGCTGGGGACGGTGGACGAAGTAGCCGCTGCGGTGGCCTATTTGGCCAGTCCGGCGTCGTCGCTCACCACCGGCAGCTCGTTGCTGGTCGACGGCGGATGGACCGCACACTGA
- a CDS encoding glycoside hydrolase — protein sequence MGRTMSANGMGRWLALAASLALSAGMVYASDTETPGGADTPPAAAAPSTPAQAAPPQIARPAEAELLAASAPVAAQDFNVELPEGIAPEGGLQVKTIWVARAINVMFPEVTTIGGYRQDPLRWHPNGLAIDVMIPDHGTDEGIELGNQIAGLALANARRWGVLHVIWRQGFYPGIGAPSWTADYGNETANHYDHVHIATNGGGYPTGRETYFLGSMRPAPPA from the coding sequence ATGGGCAGGACGATGTCAGCGAACGGGATGGGTCGCTGGCTGGCGCTCGCCGCCTCGCTCGCCCTGTCTGCGGGCATGGTCTACGCCTCGGACACCGAGACTCCCGGCGGCGCCGATACTCCCCCGGCTGCAGCGGCGCCGTCGACGCCCGCGCAGGCGGCCCCGCCGCAGATCGCCCGCCCGGCGGAGGCGGAACTGCTGGCGGCGAGTGCGCCCGTCGCGGCCCAGGATTTCAACGTCGAGCTGCCGGAGGGTATCGCCCCGGAAGGCGGGCTGCAGGTGAAGACCATCTGGGTGGCCCGCGCGATCAACGTCATGTTCCCGGAGGTCACGACCATCGGCGGGTATCGGCAGGACCCGCTGAGGTGGCACCCCAACGGGTTGGCCATCGACGTGATGATCCCCGATCACGGCACCGACGAGGGGATCGAACTCGGCAATCAGATCGCCGGGCTGGCGTTGGCCAACGCACGTCGCTGGGGCGTGTTGCACGTCATCTGGCGGCAGGGGTTCTATCCCGGGATCGGTGCGCCGAGTTGGACGGCCGACTACGGCAATGAGACCGCCAACCACTACGACCACGTCCACATCGCCACGAACGGCGGAGGCTACCCCACCGGGCGTGAGACGTACTTCCTCGGATCCATGCGCCCGGCGCCGCCGGCGTGA
- a CDS encoding acyltransferase family protein, which yields MPDVDTRTIPDTVRGRDRSVDVARLSALVVVMFGHCALLLATIDSAGVRIGNLLGALPAIAPVTWVVQVMPLFFLAGGAAGAYGWHSGTPWGSWLFTRAQRLCRPVFWYLAAWVVGLLAVRLLLGEESADALGRESVALLWFLGVYLIALAFVPVLTRLRTGRAVAVLLTGLLATAWAVDELRSAVGTPESGVVNFLVVWLIPVVIGVAYARRLIHPLAALGVAVTALAAQCTLAVTGAYEVALVVTGAEHVSNVSPPTLLLGLHCTWMSCAFVVVAGPVRRWAARPRVWHVVATGNGGAMTLYLWHIPAIAVAAFTLHALGLDAYDVDAPHFWPLLALRAVVFAGVMAALFRLLVPLEHRPLPWWDDKATATGARSVLAGVLICVAGVALVLTAKQGLAGAAGWTALGSFLTAAAAARMSAGPSRWR from the coding sequence ATGCCAGACGTCGACACCCGGACGATCCCCGACACCGTCCGCGGCCGTGACCGTTCCGTCGACGTCGCCCGGCTCTCGGCGCTCGTGGTCGTGATGTTCGGGCACTGCGCGCTGCTGCTCGCCACGATCGACTCCGCAGGGGTGCGGATCGGCAACCTCCTGGGTGCGCTGCCCGCCATCGCCCCGGTCACCTGGGTCGTCCAGGTGATGCCGCTGTTCTTCCTGGCCGGTGGCGCTGCCGGCGCCTATGGCTGGCATTCCGGCACGCCGTGGGGTTCGTGGTTGTTCACCCGGGCCCAGCGGCTGTGCCGCCCGGTGTTCTGGTATCTCGCGGCGTGGGTCGTGGGCCTGCTGGCCGTGCGCCTGCTGCTCGGCGAGGAGTCGGCGGACGCGTTGGGTCGCGAGAGCGTCGCGCTGTTGTGGTTCCTCGGCGTGTACCTGATCGCACTCGCCTTCGTGCCCGTGTTGACCCGCCTGCGAACCGGCCGCGCGGTCGCCGTCCTGCTCACCGGCCTGCTCGCCACCGCATGGGCGGTCGACGAACTTCGATCCGCGGTCGGCACACCCGAATCCGGAGTCGTCAACTTCCTCGTCGTCTGGCTGATCCCGGTGGTGATCGGCGTGGCCTACGCGCGGCGATTGATCCACCCCCTCGCCGCACTCGGCGTCGCCGTGACCGCCCTGGCCGCGCAGTGCACCCTCGCGGTCACCGGCGCCTACGAGGTCGCGCTCGTCGTGACCGGCGCAGAGCACGTGTCGAACGTGTCACCGCCGACGCTGCTGCTCGGGCTGCACTGCACCTGGATGTCGTGCGCATTCGTGGTCGTCGCGGGGCCGGTCCGGCGATGGGCGGCACGACCACGCGTCTGGCACGTCGTCGCGACCGGTAATGGGGGAGCCATGACGCTCTACCTCTGGCACATCCCCGCCATCGCCGTCGCCGCGTTCACGCTGCACGCGCTCGGCCTGGACGCGTACGACGTGGACGCGCCGCACTTCTGGCCTCTGCTGGCCTTGCGGGCGGTCGTGTTCGCCGGGGTCATGGCCGCGCTGTTTCGCCTGCTCGTACCGCTCGAGCACCGCCCACTTCCCTGGTGGGACGACAAGGCCACGGCCACCGGTGCGCGCTCGGTGCTGGCCGGCGTGCTGATCTGTGTCGCCGGCGTGGCGCTGGTACTGACGGCCAAGCAGGGCCTGGCCGGTGCCGCGGGATGGACGGCGCTCGGCAGCTTCCTCACCGCGGCAGCGGCCGCCCGGATGAGTGCAGGGCCTTCCCGGTGGCGGTGA
- a CDS encoding class I SAM-dependent methyltransferase gives MAVSDGAHWDRRYTQLGPTPAEAVGLPDVFAPHRAAFPTEGFALDIACGQGRTAVWLAERGMTVLGFDISEVAVEQAAATARQRRVADRCRFEVVDLDGGLPAGPAADVIVCHLFREERLDRALAERLAPGGLLAIAALSEVGAAPGRYRIRQGTLTDAFADLDVVAADEGSGVAWLLGRRHCSTAADPGAPDRARWR, from the coding sequence GTGGCGGTGAGCGATGGCGCCCACTGGGACCGCAGATACACACAACTCGGCCCCACGCCGGCGGAGGCCGTCGGATTGCCCGACGTCTTCGCGCCCCACCGCGCCGCCTTCCCGACCGAAGGTTTCGCACTCGACATCGCCTGCGGACAGGGCCGGACCGCGGTGTGGCTCGCCGAACGCGGAATGACGGTGCTCGGTTTCGACATCTCGGAAGTCGCGGTCGAACAGGCCGCGGCCACCGCCCGGCAGCGTCGGGTAGCCGACCGCTGCCGTTTCGAGGTGGTCGACCTCGACGGCGGACTGCCCGCCGGTCCAGCGGCCGACGTCATCGTGTGTCACCTCTTCCGAGAGGAGCGCCTCGACCGCGCATTGGCCGAACGCCTCGCCCCCGGGGGACTTCTCGCGATCGCCGCGTTGAGCGAAGTCGGCGCCGCGCCGGGCCGCTACCGGATCCGCCAAGGCACACTCACCGATGCGTTCGCCGACCTCGACGTCGTCGCAGCGGACGAGGGTTCGGGTGTGGCGTGGCTGCTGGGCCGGCGGCACTGTTCTACCGCGGCTGACCCCGGCGCGCCGGATAGGGCACGATGGCGATGA
- a CDS encoding glutaminyl-peptide cyclotransferase — protein sequence MAMMSALRVLAGFCTTTMLLAVGCSDAQDAAATPDPQPQLRITVLGEVPHDTTAFTQGLEFDGAALLETTGLAGQSQLRELDPATGAVRRSVPLPGGFFGEGMTVAGDRIWQVTYRDGVAIEWDRTTFTPVRQVPIDGEGWGVCFDGTRIVRSDGTDRLRFVDPADFTETGSVAVTGSDGGPVAGLNELECVDGQVWANVWATDEIVRIDPGTGVVSASADASALRQGEPKRNVLNGIAYAGDGQYLITGKNWATMYLVRFDANQGL from the coding sequence ATGGCGATGATGAGTGCGCTTCGTGTGCTGGCCGGGTTTTGCACCACCACCATGCTGCTCGCGGTGGGGTGCTCCGACGCTCAGGACGCCGCGGCGACGCCGGATCCCCAGCCGCAGCTGCGTATCACCGTGCTCGGCGAGGTGCCCCACGACACGACGGCGTTCACCCAGGGCCTGGAGTTCGACGGCGCCGCACTCCTGGAGACCACCGGGCTGGCCGGGCAGTCACAGTTGCGTGAACTCGACCCCGCCACCGGTGCGGTGCGCCGTTCGGTGCCGCTGCCGGGCGGCTTCTTCGGGGAGGGCATGACGGTAGCCGGAGACCGCATCTGGCAGGTCACCTACCGCGACGGTGTCGCCATCGAATGGGACAGAACGACTTTCACGCCGGTGCGGCAGGTGCCCATCGACGGCGAGGGTTGGGGAGTGTGCTTCGACGGCACCCGGATCGTCCGCAGCGACGGCACCGACCGGTTACGTTTCGTCGACCCCGCCGACTTCACCGAGACGGGCAGTGTCGCCGTCACGGGGTCGGACGGAGGTCCGGTCGCCGGTCTGAACGAACTGGAATGCGTTGACGGCCAGGTGTGGGCGAACGTGTGGGCCACCGACGAAATCGTACGGATCGATCCGGGCACCGGGGTGGTCAGCGCGTCCGCCGACGCCTCGGCGCTACGTCAAGGTGAGCCAAAACGCAACGTGCTCAACGGAATTGCTTACGCCGGCGACGGGCAGTACCTCATCACCGGGAAGAACTGGGCGACGATGTACCTTGTGCGCTTCGACGCGAACCAGGGGCTGTGA
- a CDS encoding STAS domain-containing protein, whose protein sequence is MTAVGEVDAANGRDLGRYVERHTATASQLIVDLTGVTFFGSQGFSALHYMSVSCARIDVDWVIVPGGEVRRMLRICDPQGELPLADNVEAARARLERVARRRQPISWAG, encoded by the coding sequence GTGACCGCGGTCGGCGAGGTGGATGCCGCCAACGGCCGCGACCTCGGCCGCTACGTCGAGCGCCACACCGCTACGGCCTCGCAGTTGATCGTCGACCTGACGGGGGTGACGTTCTTCGGCTCCCAGGGTTTCAGCGCACTGCACTACATGAGTGTCAGTTGCGCGAGGATCGACGTCGACTGGGTGATCGTGCCAGGCGGCGAGGTGCGCCGAATGCTGAGGATCTGCGATCCGCAAGGGGAACTGCCGCTCGCCGACAACGTCGAGGCCGCCCGCGCGCGTCTCGAGCGGGTCGCCCGGCGACGCCAGCCCATCTCCTGGGCCGGCTGA